A window of the Listeria swaminathanii genome harbors these coding sequences:
- the efp gene encoding elongation factor P, with amino-acid sequence MISVNDFRTGLTIEVDNGIWRVLDFQHVKPGKGAAFVRSKLRNLRTGAIQEKTFRGGEKVAKAQIDNRKMAYLYADGTNHVFMDNESYEQIELPETQIAHELKFLKENMEINIVMYQGETIGIDLPNTVELVVAATDPGIKGDTSSGGSKPATLETGLVVQVPFFVNEGDKLVINTTEASYVSRA; translated from the coding sequence ATGATTTCAGTAAATGATTTTCGGACAGGTTTAACGATAGAAGTAGACAACGGTATTTGGCGCGTGCTAGATTTCCAACATGTAAAACCAGGTAAAGGTGCAGCATTCGTACGTTCCAAACTACGTAATCTTCGTACTGGAGCAATCCAAGAAAAAACATTCCGTGGCGGCGAAAAAGTAGCGAAAGCACAAATCGATAACCGTAAAATGGCTTATCTTTATGCTGATGGAACGAATCATGTTTTCATGGATAACGAATCTTATGAACAAATTGAACTTCCAGAAACACAAATTGCACACGAACTTAAATTCTTAAAAGAAAATATGGAAATTAATATCGTGATGTACCAAGGCGAAACAATCGGAATTGACTTACCTAATACAGTAGAATTGGTTGTTGCGGCAACTGATCCTGGAATTAAAGGTGATACTTCTTCTGGTGGTTCTAAACCAGCTACACTAGAAACTGGTCTTGTTGTACAAGTACCGTTTTTTGTTAATGAAGGAGACAAACTAGTTATCAATACAACCGAAGCATCGTATGTTTCTCGGGCATAA
- the accB gene encoding acetyl-CoA carboxylase biotin carboxyl carrier protein codes for MLSIDEIKQLIELIDESTLDEFELETKDSKILLKKNKTVVTQAVQETAVVAPVQAAPVAPVQAAAPQVEASAAEDANLELITSPMVGTFYASASPEDANFVSVGSKVSAQSVVCIVEAMKLFNEITADIDGEIAEILVSSGELVEFGQPLFKVRKK; via the coding sequence ATGTTATCAATAGATGAAATTAAACAGCTTATCGAGCTGATTGACGAATCAACCCTAGATGAATTTGAGTTAGAAACGAAAGATAGTAAGATTTTGCTTAAAAAGAATAAAACAGTTGTAACCCAAGCGGTACAAGAAACAGCAGTTGTTGCGCCAGTTCAAGCAGCACCAGTAGCTCCTGTCCAAGCGGCAGCACCTCAAGTAGAAGCAAGTGCAGCAGAAGATGCGAACTTGGAATTAATTACATCCCCAATGGTTGGGACTTTTTATGCGTCTGCTTCACCAGAAGATGCTAATTTTGTTAGCGTTGGATCTAAAGTATCCGCACAATCCGTTGTATGTATTGTTGAAGCAATGAAATTATTCAATGAAATTACTGCTGATATCGACGGAGAAATCGCAGAAATTCTTGTTTCAAGTGGCGAATTAGTCGAATTTGGACAACCACTTTTCAAAGTTAGAAAAAAATAA
- the accC gene encoding acetyl-CoA carboxylase biotin carboxylase subunit: MIKKVLVANRGEIAVRIIRAAKELGVETVAIYSEADREALHIQLADEAYCVGPAATKDSYLNMSNIISLAVLTNCDAIHPGYGFLAENADFAELCEDCNITFIGPSASAISQMGTKDVARETMRKAGVPIVPGSQGIVADVEDGKKIAKKIGYPVIIKATAGGGGKGIRVAETEEKLISGIHTTQQEAEAAFGDPGVYLEKYIQDFRHVEIQVLADNHGNVIHLGERDCSIQRRLQKLIEESPSPAIDEKTRQKMGKAAVKAAKAVNYSGAGTIEFIYDHHENNFYFMEMNTRIQVEHPVTELVTGIDLVKQQFLVASGEVLEIKQADVKLTGWAMECRINAENPEKNFMPAPGEIKFYLPPGGLGVRIDSAAYPNYKIPPYYDSMIAKVICYAETREEVIQKMKRALSEFAIDGIPSTIPFHLRVLDNDVFLSGDFNTKFLEQNDVMNLSKEG; the protein is encoded by the coding sequence ATGATTAAAAAAGTACTGGTAGCGAACCGTGGAGAAATCGCTGTCCGTATCATTCGCGCTGCAAAAGAACTTGGAGTGGAGACAGTGGCGATTTATTCGGAAGCAGATAGAGAAGCGCTACATATTCAGCTAGCGGATGAAGCTTATTGTGTAGGTCCCGCGGCAACAAAAGATAGTTATTTAAATATGTCAAACATTATTAGCCTTGCTGTTTTAACGAACTGTGACGCTATTCATCCTGGCTATGGTTTCTTAGCCGAAAATGCAGATTTCGCCGAACTATGCGAAGACTGTAATATTACTTTTATCGGACCAAGTGCTTCCGCTATTTCGCAAATGGGTACAAAAGATGTTGCCCGCGAAACAATGCGTAAAGCAGGCGTTCCAATCGTTCCTGGTTCACAAGGAATCGTTGCGGATGTAGAAGACGGTAAAAAAATCGCCAAGAAAATCGGTTATCCAGTCATCATTAAAGCAACAGCTGGTGGTGGTGGTAAAGGTATCCGTGTAGCAGAAACCGAAGAGAAATTAATCTCGGGTATTCACACGACACAACAAGAAGCAGAAGCTGCATTTGGAGATCCAGGTGTTTATCTTGAAAAATACATTCAAGATTTCCGCCACGTAGAAATTCAAGTACTTGCTGATAACCATGGTAACGTGATTCATTTAGGAGAGCGTGATTGTAGTATTCAACGTCGCTTGCAAAAGCTAATTGAAGAATCACCATCACCTGCCATTGATGAAAAAACACGCCAGAAAATGGGTAAAGCGGCCGTTAAAGCTGCCAAAGCCGTGAATTATTCTGGCGCAGGTACAATTGAATTTATTTACGATCATCATGAAAATAATTTCTACTTTATGGAAATGAATACTCGTATCCAAGTAGAGCATCCTGTAACAGAGCTTGTTACTGGCATTGATTTAGTCAAACAACAATTTTTAGTTGCTTCAGGAGAAGTGCTTGAAATTAAACAAGCAGATGTGAAATTAACAGGTTGGGCGATGGAATGTCGGATTAACGCTGAAAATCCGGAGAAAAACTTTATGCCAGCTCCAGGAGAAATTAAATTTTATCTTCCCCCAGGTGGCTTAGGCGTTCGAATTGACTCGGCAGCATATCCAAACTACAAAATCCCGCCATATTATGATTCGATGATTGCCAAAGTAATTTGTTATGCTGAAACACGTGAAGAAGTTATTCAAAAAATGAAACGAGCATTGTCAGAGTTTGCGATTGATGGCATTCCTTCGACAATTCCATTCCATTTACGCGTGTTAGATAATGATGTATTTTTATCAGGCGACTTCAATACAAAATTCTTGGAGCAAAATGATGTAATGAATCTTTCTAAGGAGGGCTAA
- a CDS encoding Asp23/Gls24 family envelope stress response protein, whose translation MAYTKDLRKQNDAPLGKIEIAPEVIGVIAGLAASEIENVAYMQGGFATEMREKFSGAVNYRKGVKVELTEEGILIELYCSVLFGATIPLVAQNIQDAVRDTIFNMTGLNVLEINVHIVGVQFEKTETLSFDDFEL comes from the coding sequence ATGGCTTATACAAAAGATTTGCGAAAACAAAATGATGCACCGCTCGGTAAAATTGAGATTGCACCAGAAGTAATCGGCGTAATCGCTGGACTGGCTGCAAGTGAAATTGAAAACGTTGCTTATATGCAAGGTGGCTTCGCGACAGAAATGCGCGAAAAATTCAGTGGTGCTGTAAACTACCGTAAAGGCGTAAAAGTAGAACTAACCGAAGAAGGAATTCTAATCGAACTTTATTGTTCAGTCTTATTTGGCGCAACAATTCCACTTGTTGCTCAAAATATTCAAGATGCTGTCAGAGATACCATTTTTAATATGACTGGTTTAAATGTACTCGAAATCAACGTTCATATCGTTGGCGTACAATTTGAAAAAACAGAAACACTTTCCTTCGATGATTTTGAGCTATAA
- the nusB gene encoding transcription antitermination factor NusB, whose amino-acid sequence MKRREAREKALQALFQIELNEMSLDQAIKNIMEDEQDDYMEKLVEGVMANKAEIDAIIEPNLDNWRMDRLSKVDLSLLRLSVYEIKYLDDVPNRVSLNESIEIAKIYSDEKSSKFINGVLANIAPEDK is encoded by the coding sequence ATGAAAAGAAGAGAGGCGCGCGAGAAAGCACTTCAAGCACTATTCCAAATAGAGCTAAACGAAATGTCGCTAGATCAAGCAATTAAAAACATCATGGAAGACGAACAAGACGACTATATGGAAAAATTAGTCGAAGGTGTTATGGCCAATAAAGCGGAAATTGATGCTATCATTGAGCCTAACTTAGACAATTGGCGTATGGATCGTTTGAGTAAAGTAGATTTATCTTTACTTCGCCTGAGTGTCTATGAAATTAAGTACTTGGATGATGTGCCAAATAGAGTTAGTTTGAATGAATCCATCGAAATTGCAAAAATTTACAGTGATGAAAAATCAAGTAAATTTATTAATGGCGTACTTGCTAATATTGCACCTGAAGATAAATAA
- the folD gene encoding bifunctional methylenetetrahydrofolate dehydrogenase/methenyltetrahydrofolate cyclohydrolase FolD, with protein sequence MGEIIDGKKLAKEIQEKVTSEVAELVKIGKKPGLAVVLVGDNQASRTYVRNKQKRTEEAGMKSVLIELPENVTEEKLLSVVEELNEDKTIHGILVQLPLPKHISEEKVIDTISYDKDVDGFHPVNVGNLFIGKDSFVPCTPAGIIELIKSTGTQIEGKRAVVIGRSNIVGKPVAQLLLNENATVTIAHSRTKDLPQVAKEADILVVATGLAKFVKKDYIKPGAIVIDVGMDRDENNKLCGDVDFDDVVEEAGFITPVPGGVGPMTITMLLANTLKAAKRIWKMN encoded by the coding sequence ATGGGAGAAATTATTGACGGCAAAAAGTTAGCGAAAGAAATTCAAGAAAAAGTTACGAGTGAAGTAGCTGAATTAGTAAAAATAGGTAAAAAACCAGGTCTTGCAGTCGTGCTCGTAGGCGACAATCAAGCATCACGTACATATGTAAGAAATAAACAAAAACGCACAGAAGAAGCAGGAATGAAATCCGTTTTAATTGAACTTCCAGAAAATGTAACAGAAGAGAAATTATTATCTGTCGTGGAAGAATTAAACGAAGACAAAACAATCCACGGTATTCTCGTGCAGTTACCATTACCAAAACATATCTCAGAAGAAAAAGTAATTGATACAATTAGCTATGACAAAGATGTTGACGGTTTCCACCCAGTGAATGTAGGTAATTTATTCATCGGAAAAGATTCTTTTGTTCCTTGCACACCAGCAGGAATTATTGAATTAATAAAATCGACCGGCACTCAAATAGAAGGCAAACGCGCGGTAGTTATTGGTAGAAGTAACATTGTAGGTAAACCAGTAGCACAATTACTGTTAAATGAAAATGCGACAGTAACTATTGCGCACAGCCGCACAAAAGACTTGCCACAAGTAGCGAAAGAAGCGGATATTCTTGTTGTTGCAACAGGTTTAGCTAAATTCGTGAAAAAAGATTACATCAAACCAGGTGCGATAGTTATTGATGTTGGCATGGACCGAGATGAAAACAATAAATTATGCGGTGATGTTGATTTTGATGACGTTGTGGAAGAAGCGGGATTCATTACGCCAGTACCAGGTGGTGTTGGCCCAATGACAATCACGATGTTACTTGCTAACACATTAAAAGCAGCGAAACGCATTTGGAAAATGAATTGA
- the xseA gene encoding exodeoxyribonuclease VII large subunit, with protein MEQDKYLTVAAITKYIEKKFEVDPYMKQVFVRGEISNLKQPASGHLYFTVKDEFAMLRSVMFHKAVQKIGFVPEDGMNVLITGRIGVFNKAGRYQFYAEHMEPDGVGALYIQLEQLKAQLEKEGLFAETHKKVLPSFPSKVAVVTSKTGAAVRDILTTIHRRMPSVEVIVYPTIVQGDKAAQKIVENIGKINQRNDIDVMIIGRGGGSLEELWAFNEEPVVRAVYDSDVPVISAVGHETDFALSDFSADVRAATPTAAAELAVPDYRDLEERLAERKYRLRAVTRQLLERKERSLEQLKQHLMLNGPKHQLEQQMERTDYFAERLNNAFSKQVFVKQTTFNRLNDRLHYYHPKKEIELQKEQIALRQQALDKAMKQLLKDKQQSFFRQVDALEHLSPLSLLKRGFGVTYKENTLVKSVQELEVGDNIQVKMQGGHIDALITAKEEDTSGN; from the coding sequence ATGGAGCAAGATAAATATTTGACGGTAGCAGCGATAACCAAATATATTGAAAAAAAGTTTGAAGTAGATCCATACATGAAACAAGTTTTTGTGCGCGGAGAAATTTCGAATTTAAAACAACCGGCGAGTGGACATCTATATTTTACGGTAAAAGATGAATTTGCGATGCTTCGTTCTGTCATGTTTCATAAAGCAGTTCAAAAGATTGGTTTTGTCCCGGAAGATGGTATGAATGTACTTATCACAGGGCGAATTGGCGTATTCAACAAAGCTGGACGCTATCAGTTTTATGCAGAACACATGGAACCAGACGGCGTCGGCGCGCTTTATATTCAATTAGAGCAATTAAAAGCACAATTAGAAAAGGAAGGGCTTTTTGCGGAAACGCATAAAAAAGTGCTTCCTTCTTTCCCGTCAAAAGTCGCCGTCGTTACATCGAAAACTGGTGCAGCTGTTCGCGACATATTAACGACAATTCATCGCAGAATGCCTTCCGTAGAAGTGATTGTTTACCCAACCATTGTTCAAGGCGATAAAGCAGCTCAAAAAATCGTCGAAAATATTGGCAAAATTAATCAGCGGAATGATATTGATGTCATGATTATTGGTCGCGGCGGTGGTTCACTGGAAGAACTTTGGGCCTTTAATGAAGAACCCGTTGTTCGAGCAGTATATGATTCGGACGTTCCCGTTATTTCAGCGGTAGGACATGAAACTGATTTTGCTTTAAGTGATTTTTCAGCAGATGTCCGGGCTGCAACACCAACCGCAGCGGCAGAACTTGCTGTCCCAGATTATCGCGATCTAGAAGAGCGATTAGCAGAACGCAAGTATCGATTACGCGCAGTAACAAGACAATTATTAGAACGAAAAGAGCGATCATTAGAGCAACTAAAACAACATTTAATGCTAAATGGTCCTAAACACCAATTAGAGCAACAAATGGAACGGACAGATTATTTTGCCGAACGATTAAATAACGCCTTTTCCAAACAAGTATTTGTCAAGCAGACGACGTTCAACCGATTAAATGACCGACTCCATTACTACCACCCGAAAAAAGAAATCGAACTTCAAAAAGAACAGATTGCGTTACGCCAACAAGCCTTAGATAAAGCGATGAAACAACTTTTGAAAGATAAGCAACAATCTTTCTTTAGGCAAGTAGATGCGTTAGAACATTTGAGCCCTCTTTCTTTATTGAAGCGAGGATTTGGTGTAACCTATAAAGAGAATACTCTAGTCAAATCGGTACAGGAACTTGAAGTTGGCGATAATATCCAAGTGAAAATGCAAGGCGGACACATAGATGCACTCATTACCGCGAAGGAGGAAGATACAAGTGGCAACTAA
- a CDS encoding exodeoxyribonuclease VII small subunit, with translation MATKKKTFEEAIAELETIVEALENGSASLEDSLDMYQKGIELTKLCQDKLQAAEKRMAKVVTDAGEEIPFEADGE, from the coding sequence GTGGCAACTAAAAAGAAAACTTTTGAAGAAGCAATTGCAGAATTAGAAACAATCGTAGAAGCACTCGAAAATGGCAGTGCCTCCTTAGAAGATTCCCTCGATATGTATCAAAAAGGAATCGAACTAACAAAATTGTGCCAAGATAAATTACAAGCAGCAGAAAAACGAATGGCAAAAGTAGTCACAGATGCAGGAGAAGAAATTCCTTTTGAAGCGGATGGTGAATAA
- a CDS encoding polyprenyl synthetase family protein produces MQDLTVFLEHYKKVIDESLFKEISVRHIEPKLKESMLYSVQAGGKRIRPMLVFATLQALKVDPLLGVKTATALEMIHTYSLIHDDLPAMDNDDYRRGKWTNHKIFGDATAILAGDALLTLAFSILAEDENLSFETRLALIKEISFSSGAEGMVGGQQADMEAENKQVTLEELSSIHARKTGELLIFAVTSAAKIAEADPEQTKRLRIFAENIGIGFQISDDILDVIGDETKMGKKTGADAFLNKSTYPGLLTLDGAKRALNEHVSIAKSALSGHDFDDGILLQLADLIALREN; encoded by the coding sequence TTGCAGGATTTAACAGTTTTTCTAGAACATTATAAGAAAGTAATCGATGAGTCCCTTTTTAAAGAAATAAGCGTACGTCATATCGAGCCAAAACTAAAAGAGTCGATGCTATATTCTGTTCAAGCAGGTGGAAAGCGGATACGGCCAATGCTAGTTTTTGCAACACTACAAGCTTTAAAAGTAGATCCACTGTTAGGCGTGAAAACGGCGACAGCCTTAGAAATGATTCATACGTATAGCTTAATTCATGACGATTTACCAGCAATGGACAATGATGATTATCGTCGAGGTAAATGGACCAATCATAAAATTTTCGGTGATGCGACAGCGATTTTAGCGGGGGATGCTTTGCTTACGCTGGCATTTTCCATTTTGGCTGAAGATGAAAATCTTTCTTTTGAAACGCGTCTAGCTTTAATTAAGGAAATTAGTTTTAGCAGCGGGGCAGAAGGAATGGTTGGCGGACAGCAAGCGGATATGGAAGCTGAAAACAAACAAGTGACGCTAGAAGAGTTATCATCCATTCATGCGCGAAAAACAGGCGAATTATTAATTTTTGCAGTAACTTCTGCTGCCAAAATTGCCGAAGCGGATCCGGAACAAACAAAACGATTACGAATTTTTGCGGAAAATATTGGGATTGGTTTTCAAATTAGCGACGATATTTTAGATGTAATTGGTGATGAAACAAAAATGGGTAAAAAGACAGGGGCGGATGCTTTTCTGAATAAAAGTACCTATCCCGGATTACTCACGTTAGATGGTGCTAAAAGGGCATTAAACGAGCATGTTTCGATTGCGAAGTCAGCGCTTTCAGGACATGATTTTGATGATGGAATTCTCTTGCAACTTGCTGATTTAATCGCACTTAGAGAAAATTAA
- a CDS encoding cold-shock protein yields the protein MEQGTVKWFNAEKGFGFIERENGDDVFVHFSAIQGDGFKSLDEGQAVTFDVEEGQRGPQAANVQKA from the coding sequence ATGGAACAAGGTACAGTAAAATGGTTTAACGCAGAAAAAGGATTTGGTTTTATCGAACGCGAAAACGGTGACGATGTATTCGTACATTTCAGCGCTATCCAAGGCGACGGATTCAAATCTTTAGACGAAGGTCAAGCAGTAACTTTCGACGTTGAAGAAGGCCAACGCGGACCTCAAGCAGCTAACGTTCAAAAAGCGTAA